In Streptococcus dysgalactiae subsp. dysgalactiae, the following are encoded in one genomic region:
- the era gene encoding GTPase Era — translation MFKSGFVAILGRPNVGKSTFLNHVMGQKIAIMSDKAQTTRNKIMGIYTTETEQIVFIDTPGIHKPKTALGDFMVESAYSTLREVETVLFMVPADEKRGKGDDMIIERLKAAKIPVILVINKIDKVHPDQLLAQIDDFRSQMEFKEVVPISALEGNNVPTLIKLLTDNLEEGFQYFPEDQITDHPERFLVSEMIREKVLHLTQQEVPHSVAVVVESMKRDEETDKVHIRATIMVERDSQKGIIIGKQGAMLKKIGKMARRDIELMLGDKVYLETWVKVKKNWRDKKLDLADFGYNEKEY, via the coding sequence ATGTTTAAATCAGGCTTTGTAGCCATTCTTGGTCGTCCAAATGTGGGGAAATCTACTTTTCTAAATCACGTCATGGGGCAAAAAATTGCCATTATGAGTGACAAGGCTCAGACCACCCGTAATAAAATTATGGGGATATACACCACAGAAACAGAACAAATTGTCTTTATTGACACCCCAGGCATCCATAAGCCGAAAACGGCTTTGGGAGATTTCATGGTTGAATCTGCTTACAGTACCCTTCGTGAAGTGGAAACTGTTCTCTTCATGGTACCAGCAGATGAAAAACGTGGTAAGGGTGACGACATGATTATCGAGCGGCTAAAAGCAGCTAAGATTCCTGTTATCTTAGTCATCAATAAAATTGACAAGGTGCACCCTGACCAACTTTTGGCACAAATCGATGATTTCCGTAGTCAAATGGAGTTCAAAGAAGTAGTACCGATTTCTGCCCTAGAAGGTAATAATGTGCCAACTTTGATCAAGTTATTAACTGATAATCTTGAAGAAGGTTTCCAATATTTCCCAGAAGATCAGATTACCGATCACCCAGAACGTTTTCTTGTGTCAGAAATGATCCGTGAAAAAGTGTTACACCTCACCCAGCAAGAGGTTCCACATTCCGTAGCGGTTGTGGTCGAATCCATGAAGCGAGATGAGGAAACCGACAAAGTGCATATCCGTGCAACCATTATGGTGGAGCGCGATAGCCAAAAAGGTATTATCATCGGTAAACAAGGAGCCATGCTCAAAAAAATCGGAAAAATGGCACGTCGTGATATTGAACTCATGCTGGGAGACAAGGTTTACCTTGAAACGTGGGTCAAAGTGAAGAAAAACTGGCGGGATAAAAAGCTTGACCTTGCTGACTTTGGCTATAATGAAAAAGAGTATTAA
- a CDS encoding NUDIX domain-containing protein, translating into MTFAGGILSDEEGRVLLQLRGDKKTWAIPGGAQELYESTYETCRREFLEETGVAVTPVRLLNTYTNFQETYPNGDQVQTVVFVLQKVQHHQKVPYDSP; encoded by the coding sequence ATGACTTTCGCGGGCGGTATCTTATCTGACGAAGAAGGGCGCGTGCTCTTACAATTACGGGGGGATAAAAAAACCTGGGCCATCCCAGGAGGCGCCCAAGAACTTTACGAATCAACCTATGAGACCTGCCGTCGGGAATTCTTGGAAGAAACAGGAGTTGCTGTGACACCTGTACGACTGTTAAATACCTACACGAATTTTCAAGAAACTTACCCCAACGGAGACCAAGTGCAGACCGTTGTTTTTGTCCTCCAGAAAGTCCAGCACCATCAGAAAGTTCCGTATGATAGCCCATAG
- a CDS encoding ComC/BlpC family peptide pheromone/bacteriocin — MNTKTLKQFEVMNSEMLAGVEGGWGGWGEAIADLLGGFTPSPTLDQLNGKWPIRKPSKPCSPYGTGGTPNAYNGL, encoded by the coding sequence ATGAATACAAAAACTTTGAAACAATTTGAAGTGATGAACTCTGAAATGCTTGCTGGTGTTGAAGGAGGCTGGGGCGGTTGGGGAGAAGCAATTGCCGATCTATTAGGAGGCTTTACTCCTTCACCAACATTAGATCAATTAAATGGCAAATGGCCAATTAGAAAACCTTCCAAACCTTGTAGTCCTTACGGAACTGGTGGGACACCTAATGCGTATAATGGTTTATAA
- a CDS encoding role in replication translates to MLTLYKRQIAEVWEIGRETPQPEWLRDAFRKNYICWLDEHVRILMTGLNPSLTTNLKIGATGTVGGGFAGYGMYVLGYPGDFLDVTNHRVISAKKFHKEYQIIDG, encoded by the coding sequence ATGCTGACTCTATACAAAAGACAAATCGCAGAAGTTTGGGAGATTGGGAGAGAAACACCTCAGCCAGAGTGGTTACGTGATGCTTTTCGCAAGAATTACATCTGTTGGTTGGATGAGCATGTTCGTATTCTCATGACTGGACTAAATCCTTCGCTGACAACAAATTTAAAGATTGGTGCAACAGGAACAGTAGGTGGAGGATTTGCTGGATATGGTATGTATGTCCTTGGTTATCCAGGTGATTTCTTAGATGTGACCAACCATCGAGTTATTTCTGCCAAAAAATTCCATAAAGAATATCAGATTATTGATGGATAG
- a CDS encoding Blp family class II bacteriocin, with translation MEQFEVMNSEMLAGVEGGKNNWQTNVWECGLSAVAGWGFGVSICAASGVGAPLMGACGYLGAKSAVTLWAAMTEATGGV, from the coding sequence TTGGAACAATTTGAAGTGATGAACTCTGAAATGCTTGCTGGTGTTGAAGGAGGAAAAAACAATTGGCAAACTAATGTTTGGGAATGTGGATTATCTGCTGTTGCTGGTTGGGGATTCGGTGTATCAATTTGTGCAGCGAGTGGTGTTGGGGCACCGTTAATGGGAGCTTGTGGTTATCTTGGAGCTAAATCTGCTGTAACTTTATGGGCAGCAATGACTGAAGCAACAGGTGGAGTTTAG
- a CDS encoding IS3 family transposase (programmed frameshift) encodes MSRKIRRHFTDDFKQQIVDLYNAGRKRSSLIKEYELTPSTFDKWVRQAKTTGSFKSVDNLTDEQRELIELRKRNKELEMQLDILKQAAVIMAPKREIITANKDNYSISAMCRWLNIPRSSYYYQAVEQGAEAVFEETIKTIFHESKSRYGVRKIKKCLEKDGITLSRRRIRRIMKRLNLVSVYQKATFKPHSRGKNEAPIPNHLDRQFKQERPLQALVTDLTYVRVGNRWAYVCLIIDLYNREIIGLSLGWHKTAELVKQAIQSIPYALTKVKMFHSDRGKEFDNQLIDEILEAFGITRSLSQAGCPYDNAVAESTYRAFKIEFVYQETFQSLEELALKTKDYVHWWNYHRIHGSLNYQTPMTKRLIA; translated from the exons ATGTCTAGAAAAATACGTCGCCACTTCACCGATGATTTTAAGCAACAAATTGTTGACCTTTACAATGCTGGTAGAAAGCGTAGCAGTCTCATCAAGGAATATGAGCTAACCCCTTCCACCTTCGATAAGTGGGTTAGACAAGCCAAAACAACAGGTTCATTCAAGTCTGTTGATAATCTGACAGATGAACAGCGGGAGCTGATTGAACTCAGGAAACGCAATAAAGAACTCGAAATGCAATTAGATATCCTAAAGCAAGCGGCGGTGATTATGGCAC CAAAAAGGGAAATAATCACTGCTAATAAGGATAACTATAGCATTTCAGCCATGTGTCGTTGGTTGAACATTCCTCGTTCAAGTTATTACTACCAAGCTGTAGAACAAGGGGCCGAGGCGGTTTTCGAGGAAACTATTAAAACGATTTTCCATGAAAGCAAGTCCAGATATGGGGTTAGAAAAATCAAGAAGTGTTTGGAAAAAGATGGTATAACGCTATCTCGTCGTCGGATTCGACGCATTATGAAGCGACTCAATTTGGTTTCTGTTTATCAGAAAGCCACCTTCAAACCACATTCCAGAGGCAAGAATGAAGCCCCTATTCCCAACCATTTAGACAGGCAATTTAAGCAAGAAAGACCACTACAAGCCTTAGTCACTGACTTAACCTATGTTCGTGTAGGCAATCGTTGGGCTTATGTTTGCCTTATTATTGACCTATACAACCGTGAAATCATCGGCCTGTCTCTTGGTTGGCACAAGACCGCTGAACTCGTTAAGCAAGCCATTCAAAGCATTCCTTACGCCCTGACCAAAGTCAAGATGTTCCATTCAGATCGTGGCAAAGAGTTTGATAATCAGTTAATTGATGAAATATTGGAAGCCTTTGGAATCACACGTTCGCTTAGTCAGGCTGGTTGTCCTTATGACAATGCCGTAGCTGAAAGTACGTATCGTGCTTTCAAAATTGAATTTGTTTATCAAGAAACCTTTCAATCGCTGGAAGAACTAGCTCTTAAGACTAAAGACTATGTTCATTGGTGGAATTACCACCGCATTCATGGTAGTCTCAACTACCAAACACCAATGACTAAAAGATTAATTGCCTAG
- a CDS encoding StcA family protein — MSKKQFYLILTISVLCFILAVTPKPPTPKHTMERTSTAMTTTHKKQHPLKKVALDQNKPLNKAPSLPNKDGVVKPVITMTVEQVEIPLDDQP; from the coding sequence GTGTCTAAGAAACAATTTTATCTCATCTTAACGATTAGTGTACTGTGTTTTATTCTTGCTGTTACCCCTAAGCCACCAACCCCTAAACACACGATGGAAAGGACATCTACTGCGATGACTACAACTCATAAAAAACAACATCCCTTAAAAAAAGTAGCCCTTGATCAAAACAAACCCCTAAACAAGGCTCCTTCTCTCCCAAATAAGGATGGCGTTGTCAAACCTGTCATTACTATGACAGTTGAACAGGTAGAAATCCCATTAGATGACCAACCTTAG
- a CDS encoding transglutaminase domain-containing protein produces the protein MKIKKIVSSLAAALLVSSLSALNYEVKADDTTDGYHYYVTQQDRYGQIINYINEQHRLINQYVVENVNAFDQLNAKSAVDRLNSAIASFKQTDDQLLAQLKVGRISNSDYNAIVQQRNAISQTVQRLVDQENSKLQTSQNQYAQLVGQRNQAVANIRAILEAVNYNAVRSMPEAEQLFTSLNNQVKPYVAAVNGYKAEVANLQQEVDAISTDAIEAETAKLAAITVNGNSPVRVSTDHVEDTHTQPLATETDQEAAEREEHSATPVPVAPQAESTNIADYDNLKEVLRSNISNHVPHISVQMEFKTQDQVNEYQQQLGGIIRAIGDELGTATSFASQSRISTYTLGGEIQRIVVNTDVTITYTLKDDMVALHQEYKQFVDNFVRENITNKNITSDYEKVKVIHNHLVNSYTYATQELETTRETASGISIHAPEALYKDKRGVCQAFAVMFKDMTAAAGLSAWYVTGQAGGGNHAWNIVKVNGVNYYVDSTWDNTTKTNNYFLVGKEVMDADHFLDSQYEHLTHSIPSTNYYRA, from the coding sequence ATGAAGATTAAGAAAATTGTTAGCAGCCTTGCTGCAGCCTTACTTGTAAGCTCACTATCAGCCCTTAATTATGAGGTTAAAGCTGATGATACTACTGATGGATATCATTATTACGTTACTCAACAAGATCGTTATGGACAAATTATTAATTATATTAATGAACAACATCGTCTCATTAATCAATATGTTGTTGAAAATGTAAATGCCTTCGATCAGCTAAATGCCAAGTCAGCAGTTGATCGTTTAAATAGTGCTATAGCATCATTTAAGCAAACAGATGATCAGCTACTCGCTCAACTTAAAGTAGGTCGCATTAGCAATAGCGACTATAACGCTATTGTCCAACAGCGAAATGCTATTAGCCAAACTGTTCAACGTCTGGTTGACCAAGAAAATAGTAAACTTCAGACTAGCCAAAACCAATACGCTCAATTAGTCGGACAACGCAACCAAGCAGTTGCTAATATTCGTGCTATTTTAGAGGCAGTTAACTATAACGCCGTTCGCTCTATGCCAGAAGCTGAGCAATTGTTCACTTCTCTTAACAATCAGGTGAAACCTTATGTAGCTGCTGTGAATGGTTACAAAGCGGAGGTTGCTAATCTCCAACAAGAAGTTGATGCTATTTCTACCGATGCTATCGAAGCAGAAACAGCTAAACTTGCCGCTATTACTGTAAATGGTAACTCTCCAGTCCGTGTCAGCACAGACCATGTGGAAGATACCCATACACAACCATTAGCTACAGAAACTGACCAGGAAGCTGCTGAGCGCGAAGAGCATTCTGCAACTCCTGTTCCAGTTGCCCCTCAAGCAGAGTCTACTAATATTGCTGATTATGATAACTTAAAAGAGGTATTACGCAGCAATATCAGTAACCACGTCCCTCACATCAGTGTGCAAATGGAATTCAAAACCCAAGACCAAGTTAATGAATACCAACAACAACTTGGCGGAATCATCCGAGCAATCGGAGATGAACTTGGGACTGCAACTTCCTTTGCTTCACAAAGCCGTATTAGCACTTACACGCTTGGCGGAGAAATCCAACGTATCGTTGTTAACACAGATGTTACTATCACTTATACCCTCAAAGATGACATGGTGGCTTTACACCAAGAATACAAACAATTTGTGGACAATTTTGTTAGAGAAAACATCACTAACAAAAATATCACAAGTGATTACGAAAAAGTAAAAGTCATCCATAATCACCTTGTTAACAGCTACACATATGCAACTCAAGAATTAGAAACTACTCGTGAGACTGCTAGCGGAATCAGTATCCATGCCCCTGAAGCCTTGTACAAAGATAAACGCGGTGTTTGTCAAGCTTTTGCAGTAATGTTTAAAGATATGACAGCAGCTGCTGGTTTGTCTGCTTGGTACGTAACGGGTCAAGCTGGTGGCGGTAATCACGCTTGGAATATCGTTAAAGTTAACGGTGTCAATTACTATGTTGACTCAACTTGGGATAACACAACTAAAACCAACAACTACTTCCTTGTTGGTAAAGAAGTGATGGATGCTGATCATTTCTTGGATAGTCAGTACGAACACTTGACACACTCTATTCCATCTACTAACTATTACAGAGCATAA
- the shp2 gene encoding peptide pheromone SHP2: MKKINKALLLTLIMDILIIVGG, from the coding sequence ATGAAAAAAATTAATAAAGCATTATTGTTGACATTAATCATGGACATCCTGATTATCGTTGGTGGATAA
- the rgg2 gene encoding quorum-sensing system transcriptional regulator Rgg2 gives MEKELGKTLRRLRQGKQVSISSLADEHLSKSQISRFERGESEISCSRLLNLLDKLNITIDEFVSTHSKTHTHFFTLLSRVRKYYAEKNVAKLLKLLEDYAHKDYESTMIKAILSSIEPTVEPTEEEVTRLTDYLFSVEQWGYYEIILLGNCSRFINYNTLFLLTKEMVTSFAYSEQNKTNKTLVTQLSINCLIISIDYSYFDHSHYLIEKIEFLLRDELNFYEKTVFLYVHGYYKLKQGQASGKDDMRQALQIFKYLGEDALYYSYKEHYRKEVLGDEENEEEG, from the coding sequence ATGGAAAAAGAACTCGGTAAAACCTTAAGGCGACTACGCCAAGGAAAACAAGTTAGTATTTCATCTTTAGCAGATGAACACTTATCTAAGTCACAAATTTCACGTTTTGAACGTGGAGAGTCAGAAATCAGCTGTAGTCGTTTACTTAATCTTCTTGATAAACTCAATATTACCATTGATGAATTTGTTTCAACACATTCGAAGACTCATACCCATTTTTTTACATTGCTAAGTCGGGTAAGGAAATATTATGCTGAGAAAAATGTAGCCAAATTACTCAAGTTGCTTGAAGACTACGCGCACAAAGATTATGAGAGTACCATGATCAAAGCTATATTATCCTCAATTGAGCCGACCGTAGAGCCAACCGAAGAGGAAGTGACTCGCTTGACGGATTATTTGTTTAGTGTCGAACAGTGGGGGTATTACGAAATTATTTTGTTAGGCAATTGCTCACGCTTTATTAATTACAACACCTTATTTTTATTAACAAAAGAAATGGTAACATCGTTTGCTTATTCAGAGCAAAATAAGACCAACAAAACATTAGTAACTCAGTTATCGATTAATTGCCTGATTATCAGTATTGATTATTCTTATTTTGATCATAGTCATTATTTAATTGAAAAAATTGAGTTTTTGTTGCGAGACGAGCTTAACTTTTATGAAAAGACTGTCTTTTTATATGTGCATGGTTACTACAAGCTAAAACAGGGGCAGGCTTCAGGAAAAGATGATATGCGTCAAGCCCTGCAGATTTTCAAATATCTTGGAGAAGACGCTCTTTACTACAGCTATAAGGAACACTACCGTAAGGAAGTCCTTGGAGATGAAGAAAATGAGGAAGAAGGTTAA
- the mutM gene encoding DNA-formamidopyrimidine glycosylase: MPELPEVETVRRGLESLVLGQEIVAVKVEVPKMVKSDLRIFLQTLPGQTIQTIGRRGKYLMFDFGQTVLVSHLRMEGKYLLFPDEVPEQKHFHVFFTLKNGSILVYQDVRKFGTFDLIPKSQLPDFFAQRKLGPEPRKETFKLKPFEVALQSSKKRIKPYLLDQTLVAGLGNIYVDEVLWAAKVHPERLSFSLKKAEIKRLHDETIRILQLGIEKGGSTVRTYRNALGADGTMQHYLQVYGQAGKPCPRCGQAISKLKVGGRGTHICPKCQKKRS, encoded by the coding sequence ATGCCAGAATTACCAGAAGTTGAAACGGTTCGACGAGGACTCGAGTCTTTAGTGCTAGGTCAGGAAATTGTTGCTGTCAAGGTAGAAGTGCCTAAGATGGTCAAGTCGGATTTGAGGATTTTTCTTCAGACATTACCTGGCCAAACCATTCAAACCATTGGTCGGCGGGGTAAATATTTAATGTTTGATTTCGGTCAGACGGTCCTTGTGTCACATCTACGCATGGAAGGTAAGTATTTGCTTTTTCCAGATGAGGTGCCTGAACAGAAACATTTTCATGTTTTCTTTACCTTAAAAAATGGATCGATCTTAGTGTATCAAGACGTGCGTAAATTTGGGACCTTTGATCTTATTCCTAAATCCCAATTGCCTGATTTTTTTGCCCAACGAAAACTTGGTCCAGAACCAAGGAAAGAGACCTTTAAACTTAAACCATTTGAAGTTGCTCTGCAATCTTCCAAAAAACGAATCAAGCCCTATCTTTTGGATCAGACGCTTGTTGCTGGTTTAGGAAATATTTATGTTGATGAAGTACTCTGGGCAGCTAAAGTTCACCCTGAGCGTCTCTCTTTTAGTTTAAAAAAGGCGGAGATAAAACGGCTACATGATGAAACCATTCGTATCTTGCAGCTAGGGATTGAAAAAGGCGGTTCAACTGTTCGAACCTATCGAAATGCTTTAGGAGCGGATGGGACGATGCAGCATTATTTGCAGGTGTATGGCCAAGCGGGAAAACCTTGCCCACGTTGTGGTCAGGCTATTAGTAAACTAAAAGTTGGAGGAAGGGGGACACACATTTGTCCGAAATGTCAGAAAAAAAGGTCCTAA
- the coaE gene encoding dephospho-CoA kinase (Dephospho-CoA kinase (CoaE) performs the final step in coenzyme A biosynthesis.) has translation MSEKKVLMIGITGGIASGKSTVVAMIKEAGYQVIDADQVVHQLQEKGGRLYQALKLAFGDEILKEDGELNRKKLSEMVFSNPSHMATSSAIQNQIIKEELAAERDQLAQSQTVIFMDIPLLIELGYQDWFDAIWLVYVDAQTQLRRLMARNHLREVDAKKRLSSQLPIEEKRPYASLVIDNSGDMETLRKQVHKALEQLPKPY, from the coding sequence ATGTCAGAAAAAAAGGTCCTAATGATTGGTATCACCGGAGGAATTGCCTCAGGAAAATCAACAGTAGTGGCCATGATTAAAGAAGCTGGCTATCAGGTGATTGATGCGGATCAAGTGGTTCACCAGTTACAAGAAAAAGGCGGCCGCTTATACCAGGCTCTGAAGCTGGCTTTTGGGGATGAGATTTTAAAAGAAGATGGTGAGTTAAATAGGAAAAAGCTGTCAGAAATGGTTTTTTCAAATCCGTCTCACATGGCAACCTCATCTGCTATTCAAAATCAAATCATCAAAGAAGAGCTAGCTGCTGAGCGTGATCAGTTGGCTCAAAGCCAAACGGTCATTTTTATGGATATTCCTTTGTTAATTGAATTGGGCTACCAAGACTGGTTTGATGCGATTTGGTTGGTTTATGTAGACGCCCAAACCCAATTGCGGCGGTTAATGGCTAGAAATCATTTGAGGGAAGTTGACGCCAAAAAACGCTTATCCAGTCAGTTACCAATAGAGGAAAAAAGACCTTATGCCAGTCTAGTGATTGATAATAGTGGAGACATGGAAACGTTAAGAAAGCAAGTTCACAAAGCCTTAGAACAGTTACCTAAGCCATACTGA
- a CDS encoding ABC transporter ATP-binding protein, with the protein MELVIRNIRKNFQEKEVLKGASYTFREGEITGLLGRNGAGKTTLFNILYGEHQADQGEIFLVENGVERPLELKEIGMVFSENYLPEFLTGYEFIKFYLDLHPGKDQLAIDDYLDFMEINEVDRHTIIKGYSDGMKSKLSLICILISKPKVILLDEPLTAVDLVSSIAIKRLLLTLRDKHILILSTHILALAEDLCDHVAILHNGTLETMSLSTTDETFEAKLLEILQGESHDY; encoded by the coding sequence ATGGAGTTGGTTATTAGAAATATCCGGAAAAATTTTCAGGAAAAAGAGGTATTAAAAGGAGCTTCTTATACCTTTCGTGAAGGGGAGATTACAGGTCTTCTTGGTCGAAATGGTGCAGGTAAAACCACTCTTTTTAACATTTTATATGGAGAACATCAGGCCGATCAAGGAGAGATTTTTCTGGTAGAAAATGGGGTAGAACGCCCATTAGAGTTAAAAGAGATTGGCATGGTTTTCTCGGAAAACTACCTACCTGAGTTTTTAACGGGTTATGAATTTATTAAATTTTATCTCGATCTACATCCTGGCAAGGACCAGTTAGCTATTGATGACTATCTTGATTTCATGGAGATTAATGAGGTTGATCGCCACACAATCATCAAAGGTTACTCAGATGGAATGAAAAGCAAATTATCCCTCATCTGTATCTTAATCAGCAAACCTAAAGTTATTTTGTTAGATGAACCTCTGACTGCAGTTGATCTAGTGTCCAGTATTGCTATCAAACGGTTGCTCCTGACTCTAAGAGATAAGCATATCTTAATTTTATCGACTCATATCTTAGCCTTAGCAGAAGATTTATGTGATCATGTTGCGATTTTACATAATGGCACTTTAGAAACCATGTCTTTATCAACGACAGATGAAACTTTTGAAGCTAAGCTCTTGGAAATCTTACAAGGAGAAAGCCATGACTACTAA
- a CDS encoding helicase HerA-like domain-containing protein, producing MTTMTIAKGDQPVALQLGMLNRHGLIAGATGTGKTVTLKVLAEQLSLAGVPVFLADIKGDLSNLAKAGEVTEKLATRLAKMGITDYQPQAFPVRLWDVFGQSGQPLRTTISEMGPMMLSRLLGLNDTQTGVMTIVFKIADEKGWLLIDLKDLQAILKEVGDHASDYSSHYGNVTKQSVGAIQRSLLTLEQEGAEQFFGEPALEVADLIQRDVVSGQGVINILSATKLFQSPTLYTTFLLWLLSELYELLPEVGDLDKPKMVFFFDEAHLLFKDAPKVFLEKVEQIVRLIRSKGVGIFFVTQNPLDLPETVLAQLGNRIQHALRAYTPKEQKAVRVAADTFRQNPDLDVARVITELEVGEALISVLNDKGQPSIVERAYIMPPKSSFALLSETEIQQLVQSSSFATKYSQAIDRDSAYEKLAAKVLEDQRLAEEALAAAQREKEAKEAIKAQAAAEKASRRSVGCPRKTVVEKATDAFISTTVRTIGRELVRGLLGSLRKR from the coding sequence ATGACTACAATGACAATTGCAAAAGGCGACCAACCTGTAGCGTTACAATTAGGAATGTTAAACCGTCATGGTTTAATAGCTGGAGCGACGGGGACAGGAAAAACGGTTACCCTAAAAGTTTTGGCAGAGCAATTAAGTTTGGCAGGTGTACCAGTCTTTTTGGCAGATATCAAAGGTGACCTTTCCAATCTCGCTAAGGCGGGGGAAGTGACAGAAAAACTAGCTACTCGTCTAGCTAAAATGGGAATAACAGATTACCAACCTCAAGCTTTTCCAGTTAGGCTCTGGGATGTTTTTGGACAGAGTGGGCAGCCTTTACGGACAACAATTTCTGAGATGGGTCCTATGATGTTGTCGCGTTTATTAGGACTGAACGATACTCAAACGGGAGTTATGACCATTGTCTTTAAAATCGCTGACGAGAAAGGCTGGCTCTTGATTGATTTGAAAGACTTGCAGGCCATTCTAAAAGAAGTTGGTGACCATGCCTCAGACTATTCCAGTCATTACGGTAATGTGACCAAACAATCTGTCGGAGCTATCCAAAGAAGTCTCTTGACTTTGGAACAAGAAGGAGCCGAACAATTTTTTGGAGAGCCTGCTTTAGAGGTGGCTGATTTAATCCAACGAGATGTGGTTTCGGGTCAGGGAGTCATTAACATTTTGTCAGCGACTAAGCTTTTCCAATCACCCACGCTTTACACGACCTTCTTACTTTGGTTATTATCAGAGTTGTACGAATTATTACCAGAAGTTGGAGACTTGGACAAACCTAAGATGGTTTTCTTCTTTGATGAAGCTCATCTATTGTTCAAGGACGCTCCTAAGGTCTTTTTGGAAAAAGTTGAACAGATTGTGCGGCTTATTCGTTCAAAGGGAGTTGGGATTTTCTTTGTGACTCAAAACCCACTTGATTTGCCAGAAACGGTTTTGGCTCAGCTGGGAAATAGAATTCAGCATGCCTTGCGCGCTTATACACCGAAAGAACAAAAGGCGGTTCGTGTCGCTGCTGATACTTTCCGCCAAAATCCTGACTTAGATGTGGCAAGGGTGATTACAGAACTAGAAGTCGGCGAAGCTTTGATTTCTGTTTTGAATGATAAGGGACAACCATCCATCGTTGAACGTGCCTATATCATGCCGCCTAAGAGTAGCTTTGCTCTTTTGTCAGAGACAGAGATTCAGCAGCTTGTCCAGTCTTCTTCGTTTGCCACTAAATATAGCCAAGCCATAGATCGTGACTCCGCCTATGAAAAATTAGCTGCTAAGGTTTTAGAAGATCAACGACTGGCTGAAGAAGCACTTGCGGCTGCACAACGGGAAAAAGAGGCTAAGGAAGCCATCAAGGCACAAGCCGCTGCTGAAAAGGCTAGCCGCCGTTCGGTTGGATGTCCCCGCAAAACAGTTGTGGAAAAGGCAACAGATGCCTTTATTAGTACGACAGTTCGAACCATTGGTAGGGAACTTGTTAGGGGGCTTCTTGGCAGTCTACGTAAGCGCTAA
- the rpmG gene encoding 50S ribosomal protein L33 yields the protein MRIKINLECSQCGSKNYLTSKNKSSHPEKIKVPKYCPKERKVTLHVES from the coding sequence GTGAGAATAAAAATTAATTTAGAATGCAGCCAGTGTGGCAGCAAGAATTATTTGACCAGTAAAAATAAGAGCAGTCACCCGGAAAAGATTAAGGTTCCTAAGTACTGCCCTAAGGAGAGAAAAGTGACCCTACATGTTGAATCTTGA
- the secG gene encoding preprotein translocase subunit SecG, protein MYNLLLTILLVLSVLLVIAIFMQPQKNPSSNVFDSSGSEALFERTKARGFEAFMQRFTAVLVFFWLAIALALAILSSK, encoded by the coding sequence ATGTACAACTTACTACTTACAATATTGCTCGTGTTATCGGTTTTACTTGTGATTGCTATCTTCATGCAACCTCAAAAAAACCCAAGTAGCAATGTTTTTGATAGCAGCGGTTCAGAAGCCTTGTTTGAACGTACTAAAGCTCGTGGCTTTGAAGCATTCATGCAACGGTTTACAGCAGTTCTAGTATTTTTCTGGCTAGCAATTGCGCTTGCGCTTGCAATTTTATCAAGTAAATAA